A genomic stretch from Komagataeibacter xylinus includes:
- a CDS encoding iron-sulfur cluster assembly accessory protein gives MTEHQTATPAKAPARRALPPLMTLTDRAAARLEKLYQTKNAGHLLRIAVSTKGCSGHAYDMSFVEKAGPGDEVVVDKGVTLLVDRKATLFLIGSVMDYEVRQLESGFTFTNPNEKGRCGCGESFHV, from the coding sequence ATGACCGAACACCAGACAGCCACACCCGCAAAAGCCCCCGCCCGCCGCGCCCTGCCGCCGCTCATGACGCTGACGGACCGCGCAGCCGCCCGGCTGGAAAAACTCTACCAGACCAAGAACGCGGGCCACCTGCTGCGCATTGCGGTTTCAACCAAGGGGTGTTCGGGCCATGCCTATGACATGAGCTTTGTAGAAAAAGCCGGCCCTGGTGATGAAGTGGTGGTGGACAAGGGCGTGACCCTGCTCGTTGACCGCAAGGCGACGCTGTTCCTGATCGGCTCGGTGATGGATTACGAGGTCAGGCAGCTTGAATCCGGCTTTACCTTCACCAACCCCAATGAGAAGGGCCGCTGCGGCTGTGGGGAAAGCTTCCACGTCTGA
- a CDS encoding class I SAM-dependent RNA methyltransferase, producing MEQDMASATDVVALGNDGDGIAETPAGRIFVPGAVPGDVVQLGTIQGTHAALERVITPGPDRITPPCALFGQCGGCRLQQVALPALMTWKTGRVTEALHRAGFDTIPTPATVQVAPQGRRRVDLAFRREGRHIVLGLHRRRGDVVDMTACTLLDPALFALLAPLREMLHSLPGVHAGGDLQINLLDSGPDLLITMDGTPDANDRRILAQFSKAHGIPRISLGGTPPETLALNGPVFHHFDGVRVTPPPGAFLQPARSGEDAIRAAVLAALPTKGLKAGIIELYAGCGTLSFALAAHAKVLAYEGDRAALACLKQASGGTRVLPALRDLNRQPVMAVEVAKAAAIVLDPPHSGAGAQMAQIVAGKPRHVIYVSCNPAALQRDLTPLQQLGYRLERLTVIDQFLWSTEVEAVCVLKLPGTGKNHRR from the coding sequence ATGGAACAGGACATGGCCAGCGCCACCGATGTGGTGGCGCTTGGCAATGACGGGGATGGCATAGCCGAGACCCCGGCAGGACGGATATTCGTGCCCGGCGCCGTGCCGGGTGATGTGGTGCAGCTTGGAACGATACAGGGCACCCACGCCGCACTCGAGCGCGTCATCACCCCCGGCCCGGACCGGATTACGCCGCCCTGCGCCCTTTTTGGCCAGTGCGGCGGCTGCCGCCTGCAGCAGGTGGCGCTGCCTGCCCTGATGACATGGAAGACGGGCCGCGTAACCGAGGCGCTGCACCGCGCAGGTTTTGACACCATCCCCACGCCTGCCACCGTGCAGGTCGCCCCCCAGGGGCGGCGGCGCGTTGACCTGGCCTTCCGCCGCGAAGGTCGGCATATCGTGCTCGGCCTGCATCGTCGCCGGGGTGATGTGGTGGACATGACCGCGTGTACCCTGCTCGACCCTGCCCTGTTTGCCCTGCTGGCCCCGCTGCGCGAGATGCTGCATTCGCTGCCCGGCGTGCATGCGGGTGGTGACCTGCAGATCAACCTGCTCGATAGCGGGCCGGACCTGCTGATTACGATGGATGGCACGCCGGATGCCAATGACCGGCGCATCCTCGCCCAGTTCAGCAAGGCGCATGGCATACCGCGCATCTCGCTGGGCGGCACGCCACCTGAAACGCTGGCACTGAACGGGCCGGTCTTTCATCATTTTGATGGCGTGCGCGTCACCCCGCCGCCTGGTGCCTTCCTGCAACCTGCACGCAGCGGCGAGGATGCCATCAGGGCTGCCGTGCTGGCTGCACTCCCCACCAAGGGGCTGAAGGCAGGCATTATCGAGCTTTATGCAGGCTGTGGCACGCTGTCCTTTGCGCTTGCTGCCCATGCCAAGGTGCTGGCCTATGAAGGGGACCGGGCAGCGCTGGCCTGCCTCAAGCAGGCCAGTGGCGGCACCCGCGTGCTGCCCGCGCTGCGTGACCTGAACCGCCAGCCGGTCATGGCGGTGGAAGTCGCAAAAGCTGCTGCCATTGTGCTTGATCCGCCGCATTCGGGTGCAGGTGCCCAGATGGCACAGATCGTGGCAGGCAAGCCGCGCCATGTCATTTATGTCAGTTGCAACCCGGCTGCCCTGCAACGCGACCTGACCCCGCTGCAACAGTTGGGCTACCGGCTCGAGCGCCTGACAGTGATCGACCAGTTCCTGTGGTCAACCGAGGTCGAGGCCGTGTGCGTGCTGAAGCTGCCGGGCACGGGCAAAAACCACCGGCGCTAA